From the genome of Ignavibacteria bacterium, one region includes:
- a CDS encoding ATP-dependent protease, which produces MKKTIREVPAEKLRWRCNPDMLHIETTDDVPPSKDIIGQQRALRALELGLKIQHGGYNVFVTGFSGTGRTTTIRRMLHEFEGIPTQLYDHCFVNNFKKTDAPIAVRLRAGEGNLFKEKMEDCLRELKKNLPSLFESRRYQEERKRTMEHFQERQRVVLKEFESKVRARGFEVVQVQAGETMHLDIVPLIEGVPTGFEQIETLIREGKMTRDDVDNIWQERSQLESQLEVISREMRNIDRRARESMEELTTKYALPLVKDAIDDIRHRFNNQKVNDYLNDVQETIIANLERFQQRDEQQSPMLGISPKSEQKDDFWEYKVNVIVDNSRTKGTPIILETNPRFHNLFGTIEFEIDRNGTWHTDFSLIKGGSLLQSDGGFLVVNAMDALVEPGVWHTLKRTLRNGRLEIQTIETGLLGASSALKPEPIEMNVKVIMVGDVDTYYYLYHLDEEFKKIFKVRADFDVEMPRNTANIKRYVSFIKMISQEEKLLAFDKSAIAEVIEEGVRLSEKQNKLSTRFNIISDLMKEANFWAMKAQAVVVTSEHVRTAITEQIRRESLLEEKTREMIDDGTIMIQTEGKVVGQINGLSVYELAGRTFGQPTKITAKTSMGKQGVVSIEREAAMSGPIHNKSVLILSGYLRSLFAQDKPMMMNASIAFEQSYGGIDGDSASSTEIYAILSSLAEIPLRQDIAVTGSVNQHGEVQPIGGVNEKIEGFFDVCRKRGFKKTHGVLIPSQNVKDLMLRHDIIDEVANGNFHIYSVNTINDGIELLTGISMGRRNTQGEFPEGTIGYLANRKLVLLSQKHKELSVSD; this is translated from the coding sequence ATGAAAAAAACAATTCGAGAAGTTCCCGCAGAAAAATTACGGTGGCGTTGCAATCCCGATATGTTGCATATCGAAACAACCGATGATGTTCCTCCAAGCAAAGATATTATCGGTCAACAACGGGCATTACGGGCATTAGAACTTGGCTTAAAAATACAACACGGCGGCTACAATGTATTTGTAACCGGTTTTTCAGGAACTGGAAGAACAACAACCATTCGGCGAATGTTGCACGAGTTTGAAGGTATTCCAACGCAATTGTATGACCATTGTTTCGTGAATAATTTTAAGAAAACGGATGCACCCATTGCCGTTCGATTGCGAGCAGGAGAAGGAAATCTTTTCAAAGAGAAGATGGAAGATTGCCTTCGTGAATTAAAAAAAAATCTTCCGTCGTTGTTCGAATCGCGTCGCTATCAGGAAGAACGCAAACGTACGATGGAACATTTTCAGGAGCGTCAACGCGTCGTATTAAAAGAATTTGAAAGTAAAGTGCGCGCAAGAGGATTTGAAGTAGTGCAAGTGCAAGCCGGTGAAACGATGCATCTCGATATAGTTCCTCTCATTGAAGGTGTGCCTACGGGGTTTGAACAAATAGAAACACTTATTCGTGAAGGGAAAATGACGCGTGATGATGTCGATAATATTTGGCAAGAACGTTCGCAATTGGAGTCGCAGTTGGAAGTTATTAGCAGAGAAATGCGAAACATTGACCGCCGTGCGCGTGAATCTATGGAAGAATTAACTACAAAATACGCGCTTCCGTTAGTCAAGGATGCTATTGATGATATACGACATCGTTTCAACAATCAGAAAGTCAATGATTATTTGAATGATGTGCAAGAAACGATCATTGCCAATTTAGAACGTTTTCAGCAGCGCGACGAACAGCAATCGCCAATGCTCGGAATTTCTCCGAAGAGTGAACAGAAAGATGATTTCTGGGAGTATAAAGTGAACGTGATAGTGGATAACTCACGCACGAAAGGAACACCCATCATCCTTGAAACAAATCCTCGTTTCCATAATTTGTTTGGAACAATCGAATTTGAAATTGACAGAAATGGAACGTGGCACACAGATTTTTCATTGATAAAAGGCGGTTCACTCTTGCAATCCGATGGAGGTTTTCTTGTGGTCAATGCAATGGATGCGTTAGTGGAGCCGGGAGTATGGCATACGTTGAAACGAACATTGCGGAACGGAAGATTAGAAATTCAAACTATTGAAACCGGATTACTCGGCGCAAGTTCCGCATTGAAGCCGGAGCCGATTGAAATGAATGTAAAAGTTATTATGGTTGGTGATGTTGATACGTATTATTATTTGTACCATCTCGACGAAGAGTTTAAAAAAATATTTAAAGTGCGTGCGGATTTTGATGTAGAAATGCCGCGCAACACAGCAAATATCAAACGGTATGTTTCCTTTATCAAAATGATTTCGCAAGAAGAAAAATTGCTTGCGTTTGACAAGTCAGCAATTGCGGAAGTGATAGAAGAAGGAGTTCGTTTGTCGGAAAAACAAAATAAACTTTCAACGCGCTTTAATATCATTTCGGATTTGATGAAGGAAGCAAATTTTTGGGCGATGAAAGCGCAAGCAGTTGTTGTAACAAGCGAACACGTACGTACAGCAATTACTGAACAAATACGAAGAGAAAGTTTACTGGAAGAAAAAACGCGCGAGATGATAGACGATGGGACTATTATGATACAAACAGAAGGAAAGGTTGTCGGACAAATCAATGGACTCTCCGTGTACGAATTGGCTGGAAGAACATTTGGACAACCAACAAAGATTACTGCGAAAACATCAATGGGAAAACAGGGAGTTGTAAGTATCGAACGGGAAGCGGCGATGAGTGGTCCCATTCATAACAAGAGCGTTTTAATTTTAAGTGGTTACCTTCGGAGTTTGTTTGCGCAGGACAAACCGATGATGATGAATGCGAGTATTGCATTTGAACAATCATACGGTGGAATAGACGGAGATAGCGCATCTTCGACAGAGATTTATGCAATACTTTCAAGTTTAGCAGAAATACCGTTGCGCCAAGATATTGCTGTAACAGGCTCTGTTAATCAGCATGGCGAAGTGCAACCGATTGGTGGAGTAAATGAAAAAATAGAGGGCTTTTTTGATGTGTGTAGAAAACGAGGATTTAAAAAAACTCACGGCGTACTTATTCCTTCTCAAAATGTAAAAGATTTGATGCTACGGCACGATATTATAGATGAAGTAGCAAATGGAAATTTTCATATATATTCTGTAAACACAATCAACGATGGGATAGAATTGCTCACGGGAATTTCTATGGGAAGACGCAATACTCAAGGAGAATTTCCTGAAGGAACAATTGGGTATCTTGCGAATAGGAAATTAGTATTGCTTAGCCAAAAACATAAAGAACTGTCCGTTTCGGATTGA
- a CDS encoding phospholipid carrier-dependent glycosyltransferase, with product MLSSMKISIFNRIFYPMSKLLSRTSHEEQLPKMLFLFVLSVSLFVSGARLASSDENAIYLLTESIITRGSLDVPPNIVDNGSFFEDKFFIWSEIGEALFAIPLFVVGKILAYALPFDAGMKLLFVKAIVSTMNALFGAALAVVFFRLCRKFSFSVRTAFFLTVTLCFGTFLFPYLKTISRDVQLAAFLCASFYCLYSYKQEEKNTVQKKQRWIQNAGIFAGLGFLTKMTFLLNISFLALYLILISRSEKETFAWMKNLLRFLLPIAGAFSVFFLYNYLRFGNILETGYSGGTTFPTPLYYGLYGLLFSTGKGIVVFAPITVLLLWATKNFFKNFRAEAIIIFSLLAANFFLYAKYVAWAGDGSWGPRYLVSILPFVLLPLGIFLDESSKTIKRIAVTLSIVGFCFQLGGVSMYFGNYLRSIGEFPYDKNFEHPEFLMKSHFNPYYTPILGHWRMMKRNFEEHIDGNFPKLQVAEKSEHQRIPIAEDEQKKLQHTFDYWFTYGLYLGFSPILLFSLTILSLIIVVAQFFFLKRAVHFAHVDSLLQPNGAMQ from the coding sequence ATGTTATCCTCGATGAAAATAAGTATTTTTAACCGAATATTTTATCCAATGTCAAAATTATTAAGCAGAACATCGCATGAAGAACAGTTACCAAAAATGCTCTTTCTCTTTGTACTTTCTGTGTCGTTATTCGTGAGCGGTGCGCGACTTGCTTCGAGTGATGAGAACGCAATATACTTGTTAACGGAAAGTATCATTACCCGAGGTTCGCTTGACGTTCCGCCCAATATTGTTGACAACGGAAGTTTCTTTGAAGATAAATTTTTTATTTGGTCGGAAATCGGCGAAGCATTGTTTGCAATTCCCTTGTTTGTCGTTGGAAAAATACTTGCGTATGCGCTTCCGTTCGATGCGGGAATGAAATTGCTTTTTGTCAAAGCAATCGTTTCAACGATGAACGCATTATTTGGTGCCGCTCTCGCAGTTGTATTTTTTCGCTTATGCAGAAAATTTTCGTTCTCCGTACGAACGGCATTTTTTCTCACAGTCACACTTTGTTTCGGAACATTTTTGTTTCCGTATTTAAAAACTATTTCCCGCGATGTTCAACTTGCAGCGTTTTTGTGCGCAAGTTTTTATTGTTTGTATTCCTATAAACAGGAAGAAAAAAACACGGTGCAAAAAAAACAACGATGGATACAGAACGCCGGAATATTTGCGGGACTTGGTTTTCTGACAAAGATGACTTTTCTCTTGAATATTTCATTTCTTGCATTATATCTTATTTTGATTTCCCGTTCTGAAAAAGAAACGTTCGCATGGATGAAGAATCTGCTGAGGTTTTTACTTCCTATCGCAGGCGCATTCAGCGTTTTCTTTTTATACAATTATCTTCGGTTCGGAAATATTCTTGAAACCGGGTATAGCGGAGGAACAACATTTCCAACTCCGCTGTATTACGGATTGTATGGTTTACTTTTTAGCACCGGAAAAGGAATAGTTGTTTTTGCGCCGATTACTGTTTTGCTGTTGTGGGCAACGAAAAATTTTTTTAAGAACTTTCGCGCGGAAGCGATTATTATTTTCTCACTCCTCGCGGCAAATTTTTTTCTCTATGCAAAATATGTTGCGTGGGCGGGAGATGGAAGTTGGGGACCGCGGTATCTTGTTTCGATTTTGCCGTTTGTTCTTCTTCCTCTTGGGATATTTCTTGATGAGAGTTCAAAAACAATTAAACGTATTGCCGTTACGCTTTCTATTGTCGGTTTTTGTTTTCAACTTGGAGGAGTGTCTATGTATTTCGGAAATTATTTACGTTCCATCGGCGAATTTCCCTACGATAAAAATTTTGAACATCCGGAATTTTTGATGAAGTCGCATTTCAATCCATATTACACGCCGATTCTTGGACATTGGCGAATGATGAAAAGAAATTTTGAAGAACACATCGATGGAAATTTTCCGAAACTTCAAGTTGCAGAAAAATCGGAGCATCAACGAATTCCGATTGCAGAAGACGAACAGAAAAAACTGCAACATACATTTGATTACTGGTTCACGTATGGATTGTATTTGGGTTTTTCGCCGATATTGCTTTTTAGTTTAACAATACTATCTTTGATAATAGTTGTAGCGCAGTTTTTTTTTCTCAAACGTGCTGTTCATTTTGCGCACGTTGATTCTCTTCTTCAACCGAATGGAGCGATGCAATGA
- a CDS encoding glycosyltransferase family 2 protein produces MKLSVIIPVYNEVGTIRAIVEKVRAVPLEKEIIIVNDASTDGTKEELARIEKKFPELKIFHHEKNKGKGGAVHTGISTMSGEVMLIQDADLELDPNDYPALIQPIEEKKTSVVYGSRELGIRNQHLYFSFYLGGKMVSWFANILYGSSLTDAPTGYKVLRSDVVKSLNLRCERFDFDPEITAKVLKRGITIIEVPISYYPRTKEAGKKIGWKDGIVALWTLLKYKFIT; encoded by the coding sequence ATGAAATTATCCGTGATTATTCCTGTGTATAACGAAGTCGGAACGATACGAGCGATTGTTGAAAAAGTCCGCGCAGTTCCGTTGGAAAAAGAAATTATTATTGTTAATGATGCCTCTACGGATGGGACGAAAGAAGAATTAGCGCGAATTGAAAAAAAATTTCCTGAGTTGAAAATATTTCATCACGAAAAGAACAAAGGAAAAGGCGGCGCAGTGCATACGGGAATTTCAACAATGTCGGGAGAAGTAATGCTTATTCAGGATGCAGATTTGGAACTTGACCCGAATGATTACCCTGCTTTGATACAGCCGATAGAAGAAAAGAAAACATCGGTTGTGTACGGTTCGCGCGAATTGGGAATAAGAAATCAACATCTGTATTTTTCCTTTTATCTTGGAGGGAAAATGGTGAGTTGGTTTGCGAACATATTATACGGAAGCAGTCTTACGGATGCGCCTACGGGCTATAAAGTTTTGCGCAGCGATGTTGTGAAATCGTTGAACTTGCGATGCGAACGATTTGATTTTGACCCGGAAATTACTGCGAAAGTTTTGAAACGCGGAATAACAATAATAGAAGTTCCGATTAGTTATTATCCCCGGACAAAAGAAGCGGGGAAAAAAATCGGATGGAAAGATGGAATCGTTGCGTTGTGGACATTGTTGAAATATAAATTTATTACGTGA
- the rodA gene encoding rod shape-determining protein RodA translates to MVTEFFKEYFDFKTLLIVLALIAIGIVSIYSATYGEETAALYYQKQLTWFGIGACGLLVMLFIPFRALPRVAVLLYVVSLLLLVVVLIIGKTISGSTSWLGVGGIGAQPSEIAKIGTVLALAAYMSKSDVDLLSMKHLAVTSGILALPVILIVLQPDAGTAITYCGMFLPMLAWGGASPFLILFISACIVVSVAALFGTTMLVIVFALFAFVLYFFRVDRFRSVLAFSGVALLGMTVQFLIGSLQPHQQKRLTVFLNPESELLGAGYNVFQSKVAIGSGGLFGKGFLQGTQTQFNFIPEQWTDFIFCVPGEEFGFLGSAVVLSLFLMLLLRSTRLASLLKNRFASLTVVGITSIFFVHITINIGMAMGLFPVIGVPLPFLSYGGSALLANMVMVGLLMNLYIHRKEY, encoded by the coding sequence ATGGTTACAGAATTTTTTAAGGAATATTTTGATTTCAAAACGTTGTTGATTGTGTTGGCGTTGATTGCGATTGGTATTGTTTCTATTTACAGCGCAACATACGGCGAAGAAACAGCGGCATTATATTATCAAAAACAACTCACATGGTTTGGCATTGGTGCGTGTGGGTTATTGGTAATGTTATTTATTCCGTTTCGTGCGTTGCCGCGAGTTGCTGTTCTTCTCTATGTAGTATCGCTTTTGCTTCTCGTTGTAGTGTTGATTATCGGGAAAACAATTTCCGGTTCAACGTCGTGGCTTGGGGTAGGTGGCATAGGAGCGCAGCCTTCAGAAATTGCAAAGATTGGAACAGTATTAGCGCTTGCCGCGTATATGTCGAAAAGCGATGTGGATTTGCTTTCGATGAAACATCTTGCCGTTACTTCCGGTATTCTTGCGCTTCCTGTTATACTTATAGTGTTGCAACCGGATGCTGGTACAGCAATTACGTATTGCGGAATGTTTCTTCCGATGCTTGCGTGGGGAGGAGCGTCGCCGTTTCTTATATTATTTATTTCAGCGTGTATCGTTGTTTCGGTTGCAGCATTGTTTGGAACGACAATGCTTGTTATCGTATTTGCACTCTTTGCTTTTGTACTGTATTTTTTTCGTGTTGATAGGTTTCGTTCCGTGCTTGCGTTTAGCGGTGTTGCGTTGCTCGGAATGACCGTACAATTTTTGATAGGAAGTTTGCAACCGCATCAGCAGAAACGATTGACGGTGTTCTTAAATCCCGAATCGGAACTTTTGGGCGCAGGCTATAACGTGTTTCAGTCGAAAGTTGCCATTGGAAGCGGAGGATTGTTTGGAAAAGGATTTCTCCAAGGAACACAAACGCAATTTAATTTTATTCCGGAACAATGGACAGATTTTATTTTTTGTGTTCCAGGAGAAGAATTCGGATTCCTCGGTTCGGCAGTGGTATTGTCGTTGTTTCTGATGTTGTTATTACGAAGCACTCGACTCGCGTCGTTGTTAAAAAATCGTTTTGCGAGTTTGACGGTTGTTGGCATAACGTCAATTTTTTTTGTGCATATAACAATCAATATTGGAATGGCAATGGGATTATTTCCCGTTATCGGAGTTCCGCTTCCTTTTCTGAGTTACGGTGGTTCTGCGTTGCTCGCAAATATGGTAATGGTGGGACTGTTGATGAATTTATACATTCACCGAAAAGAGTATTAG
- the pabB gene encoding aminodeoxychorismate synthase component I → MNFTLITTSILPNISLSPFELFQRIPQTQGTILLESVSSHSELSQYSYIVTEPSAIVRSIGGRTFVTNEGKSFLMNEDALDVVRKLLEEKKIPAFAGMTNDDNVFCGGAVGYISYDYGMTLENISSRHTKTNSFPEIFFGLYDSALCFNHQTKEWSLNSIEHRAKSKANHDSGTTIHETRNKPQTHFLISDFKRNEYYETVNKAKEYIANGDIYQVNLSQRFWGKTTSSPLTIYNSLRENNPAPFSVMMCIDKNRFVFSSSPELFLNVNGKEVETRPIKGTIQRGKNFEEDEQLKQQLLSSKKDEAELLMIVDLERNDLNKVCKKNSVRVENLKRIETYETVHHLVADVKGTLKNNCDALDVLKTTFPGGSITGAPKIRAMEIIDELEKSKRGIYTGAIGYIGFDGNAKFNIGIRTMMMENDSIWFNVGGGIVADSIPEKEYEETLHKASGMLRALNVSFKG, encoded by the coding sequence ATAAATTTTACTCTCATCACTACTTCAATTCTTCCAAATATTTCTCTCTCACCGTTTGAATTGTTTCAGCGTATTCCGCAAACGCAAGGAACAATTCTGCTCGAAAGTGTTTCATCTCATTCTGAACTTTCTCAATATTCTTATATCGTAACAGAACCGTCCGCAATTGTTCGTTCCATCGGTGGAAGAACGTTTGTAACGAATGAAGGAAAGAGTTTTTTGATGAATGAAGATGCGTTGGATGTTGTAAGAAAATTACTTGAAGAAAAAAAGATTCCCGCTTTTGCGGGAATGACAAATGACGATAATGTTTTTTGCGGAGGAGCAGTTGGTTACATTTCGTACGATTATGGAATGACGTTGGAAAATATTTCCTCGCGTCATACAAAAACAAACTCGTTTCCTGAAATATTTTTTGGCTTGTATGATTCGGCGTTGTGTTTCAATCATCAAACAAAAGAGTGGAGTTTGAATAGCATAGAGCATAGAGCAAAGAGCAAAGCAAATCACGATTCAGGAACCACGATTCACGAAACACGAAATAAGCCACAAACTCACTTTTTAATTTCTGATTTCAAACGAAATGAATATTATGAAACAGTGAACAAAGCAAAAGAATACATTGCGAACGGAGATATTTATCAAGTGAATCTCTCGCAGCGATTTTGGGGAAAGACAACGAGTTCGCCGTTGACAATTTACAATTCACTTCGGGAAAATAATCCGGCGCCGTTTTCTGTAATGATGTGTATTGATAAAAACCGTTTTGTGTTCTCTTCTTCACCGGAATTATTTTTGAACGTTAATGGAAAAGAAGTTGAAACACGGCCAATTAAAGGAACAATTCAACGTGGGAAAAATTTTGAAGAAGATGAACAATTGAAACAACAACTTCTTTCCAGCAAAAAAGATGAAGCGGAATTGTTGATGATAGTAGATTTGGAACGAAATGATTTGAACAAAGTTTGCAAAAAAAATTCTGTTCGTGTGGAAAACTTAAAACGCATTGAAACGTACGAAACTGTTCATCATCTTGTTGCGGATGTGAAAGGAACTTTAAAAAATAATTGCGATGCTCTCGATGTTTTGAAAACGACATTTCCCGGCGGTTCAATTACGGGTGCGCCAAAAATTCGCGCGATGGAAATTATTGACGAACTCGAAAAATCGAAACGCGGAATTTACACCGGTGCAATCGGTTATATCGGTTTTGATGGAAATGCGAAATTCAATATCGGAATTCGCACGATGATGATGGAGAACGATTCAATTTGGTTCAATGTTGGCGGTGGAATTGTTGCCGATAGTATTCCCGAAAAAGAGTATGAAGAAACGCTGCATAAAGCAAGTGGAATGTTGCGAGCGTTGAATGTTAGTTTCAAAGGATAA